From the Nitrobacter hamburgensis X14 genome, one window contains:
- a CDS encoding SufE family protein: MTIDEIKDNFELLDEWDDRYRYVIELGRTLEPMSDAEHSAANKVQGCTSQVWLSLTTARDANSEPVLTYVGDSDAHIVRGLVAILLTLYSGRKPQAILDTDAIAVFDELGFREHLTPQRSNGLRSMVERIRRDARAALADAA; this comes from the coding sequence ATGACGATCGACGAGATCAAGGATAACTTTGAACTCCTGGACGAGTGGGACGACCGCTATCGGTACGTCATCGAACTCGGCCGCACCCTTGAACCGATGAGCGACGCCGAACATTCCGCCGCCAACAAGGTGCAGGGCTGCACCAGTCAGGTCTGGCTGTCTCTCACGACCGCCCGCGACGCCAACAGCGAACCGGTGCTGACCTATGTCGGCGACAGCGATGCACATATCGTGCGCGGCCTGGTCGCGATCCTGCTGACGCTTTATTCCGGCCGGAAGCCGCAGGCCATTCTCGATACCGACGCGATCGCCGTCTTTGACGAACTCGGCTTTCGCGAGCATCTCACGCCGCAGCGTTCCAACGGGCTGCGCTCCATGGTCGAGCGCATTCGCAGGGACGCGCGGGCAGCGCTGGCCGACGCGGCCTGA
- a CDS encoding DUF6456 domain-containing protein translates to MSASDRGVGKSTRRPKSRPAEVVDRFRAQHLTLAEREIMTDAGVATVMANDSESPLAWLARRKGRDGRTMISPDQFVAGERLRADFTRGNLSPRVTSNWSAPTGGRPRGSGAGACEMTDLIVASRQRVRLALQACGPEFSGLLMDVCCFLRGLEDVERERGWPPRSAKVVLQLALDRLARHYGLTSEARAGSSAQVRTWLASDATFTSG, encoded by the coding sequence ATGTCGGCGTCTGATCGCGGCGTCGGCAAATCGACGCGTCGGCCGAAGAGCCGGCCGGCCGAAGTCGTCGATCGGTTTCGCGCGCAGCATCTCACGCTTGCCGAGCGCGAGATCATGACCGACGCAGGCGTTGCGACCGTGATGGCCAACGACAGCGAGAGTCCTCTCGCCTGGCTGGCGCGCCGCAAGGGTCGCGATGGGCGCACCATGATCAGCCCGGACCAGTTCGTCGCCGGCGAAAGGTTGCGCGCGGATTTTACGCGTGGGAATCTGTCGCCGCGGGTGACCTCGAACTGGTCGGCACCGACCGGAGGACGGCCGCGTGGGTCCGGAGCAGGCGCCTGCGAGATGACCGATCTGATCGTCGCGTCCCGGCAGCGGGTGCGGTTGGCGCTGCAGGCGTGCGGGCCGGAGTTTTCCGGCCTGTTGATGGATGTCTGCTGCTTTCTGCGTGGGCTTGAAGATGTCGAACGTGAACGCGGCTGGCCCCCGCGATCGGCGAAAGTCGTGCTGCAACTCGCGCTGGACAGGCTGGCCAGACACTACGGCCTGACGAGCGAAGCGCGAGCCGGGTCGAGCGCACAGGTGCGGACGTGGCTCGCGAGCGACGCAACCTTTACGAGCGGGTAG
- a CDS encoding sensor histidine kinase — MTIIQDCLDALLHPSARYDALTRARHRAFMGPRLLGSLVALAAFPVYLAIRGAPTALEVAAFAWLVVPILLSYFLSRTGRYEGAHVLSSTALAGLVMMIAIATGGIESFATVWLVVIPLEAALSASRRVVTFASMLALACLLALIAMNYFGVLPPLDAGAAHGVFMAFGIASATLYAAGVAFGSEALARTGTSLLNVEEDRYRLLARNMCDVISRHRRNGAVQFISPAAEALLGVPASELQDHGLFDRVHVADRPAYLTALAAAALGNDGQSVEFRLRRDVARASQGEARHSADFIWVEMRCRPLEPASAAGTSAEPEVVAVMRDITERKHQEHALDLALTTAERADAAKTRFLATMSHELRTPLNAIIGFSEMMVQEDALSLDAARRKEYAQLINDSGQHLLSVVNSILDISKMESGNFEILPEPFAPREVLLNSSNLLALKARDNGIELVTRVPEDLPQITGDPRAFRQIVLNLVSNAVKFTERGGRVTISARVEGSRMVLRVMDNGVGIAQEDLKRIGDPFFQAGKTYQRRHEGTGLGLSIVKSLVALHRGEIDVQSKVEEGTTVTVMLPLTFVPGVDVSEAEPASDNIATLTPAPRPGKQDQGYRVKKSA, encoded by the coding sequence TTGACCATCATCCAGGACTGCCTCGACGCCCTGCTGCATCCGTCGGCGCGATACGACGCGTTGACGCGGGCGCGTCATCGCGCGTTCATGGGACCGCGTCTTCTGGGAAGTCTCGTCGCGCTCGCGGCGTTTCCGGTCTATCTCGCGATCCGCGGCGCGCCGACGGCGCTTGAGGTAGCGGCTTTCGCCTGGCTCGTCGTACCGATTCTGCTGTCTTATTTCCTGTCGCGAACCGGCCGCTACGAAGGCGCGCACGTGCTGTCGTCAACCGCGCTCGCCGGCCTCGTCATGATGATCGCGATCGCAACCGGCGGGATCGAATCGTTCGCAACCGTCTGGCTTGTCGTGATTCCGCTGGAGGCGGCACTGTCCGCGTCCCGCCGCGTCGTCACGTTTGCCTCGATGCTGGCGCTAGCATGCTTGCTTGCACTGATCGCGATGAACTACTTCGGCGTTTTGCCGCCGCTCGACGCCGGCGCGGCGCACGGCGTCTTCATGGCCTTCGGTATTGCGTCCGCAACGCTCTATGCCGCGGGGGTGGCGTTCGGCTCCGAAGCGCTGGCGCGTACCGGCACTTCGCTGCTGAACGTCGAGGAAGACCGCTATCGCCTGCTGGCGCGCAACATGTGCGATGTGATTTCGCGCCACAGGCGCAACGGCGCCGTCCAGTTCATTTCGCCGGCCGCGGAAGCTCTGCTCGGCGTACCGGCGTCGGAATTGCAGGACCATGGCCTGTTCGATCGGGTCCACGTCGCCGATCGCCCGGCCTATCTCACCGCGCTCGCGGCGGCTGCGCTCGGCAACGACGGGCAGAGCGTCGAATTCAGGCTCAGGCGCGACGTCGCGCGTGCTTCGCAGGGAGAGGCGCGCCATTCGGCCGACTTCATTTGGGTGGAAATGCGGTGCCGGCCGCTTGAGCCGGCCTCCGCCGCCGGAACGTCCGCCGAACCCGAAGTTGTCGCGGTGATGCGCGATATCACCGAGCGGAAGCATCAGGAGCACGCGCTGGATCTGGCGCTTACCACCGCCGAACGCGCCGATGCCGCCAAGACCCGGTTTCTCGCGACCATGAGCCACGAGCTGCGAACGCCGCTCAATGCCATCATCGGATTTTCGGAGATGATGGTTCAGGAGGATGCCCTGTCGCTCGATGCGGCGCGGCGCAAGGAGTATGCCCAGCTCATCAACGATTCCGGCCAGCATCTGTTGTCGGTGGTCAACAGCATCCTCGACATATCGAAAATGGAATCCGGAAACTTCGAGATCTTGCCCGAGCCGTTCGCACCGCGCGAGGTGTTGCTCAACAGCAGCAACCTGCTCGCGCTCAAGGCCCGCGACAACGGCATCGAGCTCGTCACCCGCGTTCCGGAGGATTTGCCGCAGATCACCGGCGATCCGCGCGCGTTCAGACAGATCGTTTTGAATCTGGTCTCGAATGCCGTCAAGTTCACCGAGCGCGGCGGCCGGGTCACGATCTCGGCGCGCGTCGAAGGATCGCGCATGGTGTTGCGCGTGATGGACAACGGCGTCGGCATCGCGCAGGAAGACCTCAAGCGGATCGGCGACCCCTTCTTCCAGGCTGGGAAAACCTACCAGCGGCGCCATGAAGGGACCGGACTCGGGCTGTCGATCGTCAAGAGCCTCGTTGCGTTGCACCGGGGCGAGATCGATGTGCAGAGCAAGGTGGAGGAGGGGACCACGGTGACCGTCATGTTGCCGCTGACATTCGTGCCCGGCGTCGACGTGTCCGAAGCCGAGCCGGCATCGGACAATATCGCGACGCTGACGCCCGCACCGCGCCCCGGCAAGCAGGATCAAGGTTATCGGGTGAAGAAGAGTGCCTAG
- a CDS encoding DUF5330 domain-containing protein: MFFLLRMAFWLGLVLVLLPRDEAPKADKGPQIDASEAVSAATAAVSDMSQFCTRQPAACEVGGQAAAAIGQRAQDGAKKLYRIITDKRAPDHTGSIDAMASAEAATSEDTQHDTLTPEDLQTEWRLTAPATAPAN; this comes from the coding sequence ATGTTTTTCCTGCTTCGCATGGCCTTCTGGCTCGGGCTCGTGCTCGTGCTGCTGCCGAGGGACGAGGCGCCCAAGGCGGACAAGGGTCCCCAGATCGACGCCTCCGAGGCCGTATCGGCCGCGACGGCGGCCGTGTCGGACATGAGCCAGTTCTGCACACGTCAGCCCGCCGCCTGCGAGGTCGGCGGCCAGGCCGCGGCCGCGATCGGACAGCGCGCCCAGGACGGCGCGAAAAAGCTGTACCGGATCATCACCGACAAGCGCGCTCCCGACCATACGGGCTCGATCGACGCCATGGCGTCCGCCGAAGCAGCGACCTCCGAGGATACGCAGCATGACACGCTGACACCGGAAGATTTGCAGACGGAATGGCGCCTCACGGCGCCGGCGACCGCCCCGGCCAACTAG
- a CDS encoding MucR family transcriptional regulator — protein MSDTAGKSFLDLTAEIVSAYVSNNTTPASEIPALISQVHAALTRVSSGRGELPAEPAKPAVPVKKSMTADYLICLEDGKRFKSLKRHLRTQYNMSPEQYRDKWKLPADYPMVAPNYAVTRSQLAKNMGLGQQRRRRK, from the coding sequence ATGAGCGATACAGCAGGCAAGAGCTTTCTCGACCTCACGGCGGAGATCGTATCGGCCTATGTCAGCAACAACACGACGCCGGCATCGGAAATCCCGGCGCTGATCAGCCAGGTGCACGCCGCTCTGACGCGGGTGTCTTCCGGCCGGGGCGAATTACCGGCGGAACCAGCCAAGCCCGCCGTGCCGGTCAAGAAATCGATGACGGCCGACTACCTGATCTGCCTGGAGGACGGGAAGCGCTTCAAATCGCTCAAGCGCCATCTGCGGACGCAGTACAACATGAGCCCCGAGCAATATCGGGATAAATGGAAGCTTCCGGCGGATTATCCCATGGTGGCCCCGAACTACGCGGTAACGCGATCCCAATTGGCCAAAAACATGGGCCTTGGCCAGCAGCGCCGGCGGCGAAAATAA
- a CDS encoding helix-turn-helix domain-containing protein — MSAKRICHGIAGLVADEFGLDAATVTASTRGAPRAAYARQVAMYLAHVGFALSFEAIGRAFDRDRTTVSHACRVVEDSRDDARLDRRLAVLETMCAASGKRLDGTSDVGV, encoded by the coding sequence ATGTCGGCGAAACGAATCTGTCACGGCATCGCGGGGCTGGTGGCCGACGAGTTCGGGCTCGATGCCGCGACGGTGACGGCGTCCACCCGCGGCGCCCCCCGCGCCGCATACGCCCGGCAGGTTGCGATGTATCTGGCGCATGTCGGTTTTGCGCTGAGTTTCGAGGCGATCGGCCGTGCCTTCGACCGCGACCGCACCACCGTCTCCCACGCCTGCCGCGTGGTTGAAGACAGCCGCGATGATGCGAGACTGGACCGCCGGCTCGCGGTGCTCGAAACAATGTGCGCGGCTTCCGGTAAGCGCCTCGATGGAACGTCCGATGTCGGCGTCTGA